atacgaaattatgaattaaaaatgactcacaatGCATCGGACAAGGCAAGTAATGCACATTTGATACATACACTACCTGTTTCACAATGTAAGTACAGATACAAATTACCTTTGATCATGTTTAATTTACTTCACTTAATGTAAATATCATGGTACATAATGCAATGTCtaaacccaaaaattcacatgtATTACATACAAAGGTTATTAACCCATATAAAGAATACCACTCGAAATGTACAATATACTCCAACAAATGCATAATTACAGATCCATACCGCACTGCCCACACCAAATAATAAACATATTTAATCTTGACTGAGTTGCTTAACCAACACAGTCAGTACCCttattaatgcataatatactcaacataatgcataaatcatTGTATATAATGCACAGTCTAAACTAAGTAATGCACATATATAATCTTTCCTGTGATTAGTCACTAAAACACACAATACCCTACATATTACATAATTTACTGGACATAAtgacaatttaaatatatacataatgcactacgcAAACCAAATAATATATACATGTACTCTTGACTGAGTTGCataaacaatacacacaataccccTAAAATGCATGATATACTGCAGATTATGACAAAAAACATGTTCATAATGCACTTCATAAacaaaataatgcacatacaAATCAAAATAATGCATATAAAATTCATTCAGGAACCACTTTTTCGCACAACAACAACAAATCCTAGTAcattaatcaattttttttccaataatGCAACCAAGTGCATCTGCAATGCGGTTTTAATATGGCCTAATGCGCACTAAATAGACATGCAATTACCCTTCCACACACTCAACACATATGATTTTGAATTGCACAATTAGCGACACAAATATACCTGAAGCTTGTGAAGGTTGGGAGCGCGGACGACCTCGTTTAGGCATTTTAAATCTGTCAAAACAAACAGATATAAGATAGCAGAATCCACGATTTTAAACCGAATACTCTACAGATACAGATAACACATGGATTTTTCAAGTTATTATTCTGAATTTCAAAATACAAGACATAGTGGAAGTTCCAATTTTTACTTTTCGTATCTACAAAATCTTGAATACGATAGAAAGCCCTTTCCGAACATACCTGGGCGATTTGATGGATACAAAAGGGGAGTTCGTGGCGGTTTGGCTTCGCCTTTAGCACCGGTGGAGGTGGGAGACGAGATCTTGGACGATTGATGTCAAGATTTTTGTGGTCTCACTATGAGAGCAAAACGGCGGCCTACACTAGGGTTTCGATAAGGTAGCGAGTGGAGGGagtggagagagtggagagGAAATACAGAGTATTGAATGTGTGAGAATGAACCGTCTCCTGATTTTAAATCTCCAAATCTCCCAAATTTCAGAACTACCAAAATTATGGTGGTTCATTTTTCGGTCTTTGTCCATAataccctcataatgcattaAGATAACCACTATAATGCAACGCGGAGATTAAAATGAGGCATCAATCTGGACCGTTTATTAAGATAATCTAACgactcatattaagaagaagaaatgatcttatggatgaataggagaataatgcccctataatatatatatatatatatatatagggtcatgataatctacaaactctctataatacaaactatacaaactttaatcctactcacttaatacaattaatcaacggttaatatatgatatttttctaatgtcaacatttcctacattgacatatgaatctcattgacattgacattccccagtgacagaatttgtattaggcgttgacattgacattccccccagtgacagaatttgtattaggcgttgacattgacatatgaATCTCATTGCTAACCGTTGATACTTTACAAGGagtgtaggattaaagtttgtagtttgtattatagataaGGGTTGTATTTgatctcatatatatatatatatatatatattattatatatatatatatatatatatatatgaggtgtgatcaaatacaaactctctataatacaaactatacaaactgatgtcaacggagtgtacaaattctgtcaacgggggggctgatgtcaacggagtgtacaaattctgtcaacgggggctgatgtcaacagaGTGTACAAATTAGGTCAACTGGGGTGTACAAATTTTGATTattcgatgtcaacggagtgaacagatttgtaggaaatgttgacattagaaaaatctcttatattaaccgttgattaattatattaagtgagtagaattaaagtttgtatagtttgtattatagagggtttgtagtttatcacactcatatatatattatagttaaagaatatgcttgatatTTCTGTGACGTGAAATTAAAGGTGAAATTTATAtttactgagttgtggctcatataaaaaACTAATATTTTTCAGGTAAAGATATCGATGATGTTTTGGTTGATATGAGTTTTAgaaactccacgtgttatcagggtTGGTGGCTGACGCATTATATCAACCTTCTTTTCCTcgtcattttgcatgtagaccaatgtataatatatagagtggtgagagagTCTCAATACAGttcaaaatgttttgaaatatgtaacAGATAAATGTTGAATTCTGAGTTTATCTTATATTGGTGTTTTACGAATTTTACATGTAGGTTATTTgcttaaaaatttcatatttatataattataagaaTATACGACAAAAGGGTAGGTGGGTGTGACaagtttgttttcatttttttctttattttgtttaatagaattatttttattactatgaaatatattttcacttacaaatttaaaatcatgctaagagtgatgtgttttgttaacaagagtgaagtaagatcatgctaagagtgatgtgttttgtaaacaacagtgaagtaaaatcatgctaagagtgatgtgttttgttaacaagagtgaagtaagatcatgctaagagtgatgtgttttgtaaacaacagtgaagtaagatcatgctaagagtgatgtgttttgtaaacaacagtgaagtaagatcatgctaagagtgatgtgttttgttaacaagggtgaagtaagatcatgctaatagtgatgtgttttgtaaacaacagtgaagtaagatcatgctaagagtgatgtgttttgtcaacaagagtgaattaaaatcatgctaatgTGATGTagtttgttaacaagagtgaagtaaaatcatgctaatagtgatgtgttttgttaacaagagtgaagtaaaatcatgctaatagtgatccAATAAATCCAAATACCAATTTTAATACTAATATGGAATCGAAATCATGAGATTGTTATTTAATAACTCTTTATGTACGTAGCAAACTTGCAATTACTTATACTATATTCAAAGTGTATATATAATAGTaagatttttcaaaattcattTTACCCAGCTTAAATTCAAAACACAATATGTGGGCTAAATACATTCAAATGCAATTATGAACTAATTAGGCAACTAAATCATCTGTCTTTGAAATTATCTGTAAGAGTAACAGAGAACAAAAAAAGGCTTATGGGTTGCAGCGCAAACTGAAGGTTAAAGTCATTGAAACAACtaattaagaagaaaaaaagagagagaaaaaaggcgGTGTTGGGCTTTATAGACTACAACTGAAATTATATCGATTGCATCGAGATAGGATCAGGATCAAACTGAGATCGGCAAATTTAATTTCCATTATAAAATTAGTGATGATAATGTTCATAATGACTTATGCTTAATTCAACAAGGATGTCGGCGGCGGAGGCTGGGGAGAGAAGGAAGAGAGCGGAGAGGAAAAGGAGTGTGAACAAAAGCTtcattttttctaaaattggagttggaaatttgaAGGAGACAATTGGAGTTGAATATGGTTTCCAAAAATGTCcttgttaattactttttacttaaaatatgtaaaaatagctaagtcataagattaatttggagtattaagatgtgtggctgagatttgttctctagttatacacttaagattagttatatcttgatcactaacatatatatatatacctatatatagttgtgatcaatgtcgaatcaattttaaagaccgaactagagaccaaatctgggccattagatctagtttatttgatgagatgtgctgctgtgtaaatttttcggtcttcattacacgcccattttacttcattgtataggtttattacttcatttcgtacgtaataccttgaaactacaacatgtttttactttcttccagtaggttttgaaatgattcaacatatgtttcatttgaattcattgacctgagtttttactttatttacattaaaaaatgcaatttattcaagtaagtttattacttcattcagaaacgttattacttcattggataaggtttttacttcattccagtaggacttcaaatgcttctacacatacttcattccaataatttattacatcattccatgtgtttattataccatatcagcgttgtggcggtggtgatagatattgtagagagaaagaacggcacgcgacggtGAAACCGCATTTTCGTACTGGAATgtagtaataatcctactggaatgaagtaaaaacctactggaatgaagttaaatcttcgtaacatgttagtatgacttatttaccttcggatgaattaaaataggctcgtgatgaaggcgaaaataattgataaatttgtgtctctcatccataaaaaactagatctaaaaaccctaatttggtatggttcggtggttcggtttttaagagtggatttgtgaataatgggacttatataatatatatatatatatatatatatatatatatatatatatatatgttagtgatcaagatataactaatcggtatatatatataggttagcgatcaagatataactaatcttaagtgtataactagagaacaaatctcagccacacatcttaatgcaacaaatattatttattttaataatacaaataggtcaagggtatttttggaaattacattattagATTTAAATCAGTTACGCGGGCGAAGGAGGTGAGGAACAAACTTTTACTTCAACTTTTGACTCACATGTTCTTACGACTTGACTTCTCTTCTCCCCCAAATTCAACACTTCTTCTTAACTTTCTCTCTCAGCATTCAACAATTTGTTTTAACAACCCATAGATTATATAGATTCATGTTTCCAATAGATTGATTCTTCCTACTGATCTTCTCATTCTTCACATTTACCCGTACTagatatttcatttttctcGTTCATTGAGGGCTTTGGATTTCCCTGGAGCATCAATGTTTTTTCTTCGGACTCTTCTCTTGCTAGGTTTCGATTTTGTTGCAAATGATTTGGCACAACAGCTTCGACACAATTCCTCGTTGCTTCAGATTGTACAAATAATTTCCCTAAAtttcactattagcatgattttacttcgctcttgtttacaaaacacatcactcttagcatgattttacttcactcttgtttacaaaacacatcactcttagcatgattttacttcactcttgtttacaaaacacatcacccttagcatgattttacttcactcttgtgtacaaaacacatcactcttagcatgattttacttcactcttgtttacaaaatacatcactcttagcatgattttacttcactcttgtttacaaaacacatcactcttagcatgattttacttcactcttgtttacaaaacacatcactattagcatgattttacttcactcttgtttttaGTACACAACATCATACAAACTGTTTTTAGTTCAATCTCAATCAAATGTCAAGTGTTAAAACACAACAGACCACAATCAAATTGTTTACAATATCTATGGTTTCTGTTCCAACTCTTCAACTTACTGGTTTTTTTCCCAAGTTAATCTCAGGCAAAATTGATGTGCCTTTAGTCATTAATTTGCACTTTTCATCATGGGCTCCCATCATTTTTTCCATTAGATCAATCCATTctggatcatcttcttgatcTTCTTCCATAGCTTGTGTCATGTTGTCAATTGGATTTGACACAGCTTGGTCTCCTTGATCAACCTCCACACCCACCATCTTTAGTGTATTTATGGCTGCAACTTTGAAGCAATTGGCGTCATTGCTACTTGCCGGAGCATCCTTCATATACTTCATCATTTTTGTAATAGCAGCTGCAGCCTCCcttattgaattttttatttcatcagacgAAGGAGCTTCATCAGTTGAAGGGGCGGCTTCATCAGTTGAAGGAGCTTCGGCTACTGGTAGAGTATTTCCAGTGGAAGGAGCTTCGGCTATTGGCAGAGTATTTGCAGTGGTAGTGGAAGGGACAGAGGCAGTGACAGTGATTGAATTCTTGTTGACGTATAAAGCTTCAATGAAGACCGGGTCGATAATACTTTCTATGCTTCCTCTGCCAATGATACCTCCATTATTGAATTCCATCTGACCTCTCTCCTTAAGAAGAGATGTTGTCCAGTTCCAGACAGTAGGGAATCTTCTAACCACCAACCTCGTACGGTAGACAACCCTATCTACGTAGCAAGCCTGCAAAAATAgatcaataataaaatgcatcacaaacacttcactctaaccttaaattacatcactctaagcatatTTTTACTTCAATATGAATGAGTGCTTAAAATAGAAAACTCACCAATAGGAAAGTGATGGGTCCAGTGAATGGGGTGGATTTGTTCTTGACTTTCCAGCTATCATGTGATGTGATTAGCATATCCAAAACGTAGCTGCACCAATTGTACTGCCTCACATTGGAAATGTTGCCAATATCGTCCAAAATACGTGCAAGACATTTCCCATTTGCAGCTGGTGAGATCAGAACATTGTCCAACAGAATAAGAAAAATTTTCTTAAACCACTCACCACCATCTAGATCATTATCAAGTTGCTCTTGCAAATCAGTTGGGTTTATTGAAATTTTGTCCTTCTTCTTAGCATTTACAATGGTCTTCATAACATCATTTACGTCATGCTTCTTTTCCCTATTTATCCTCAGCTCTCCTCTTGGCAGTCCCTAGGTAGCATGCACATCCTCCTCGGTGATGTGTAATGGTTGATCATCAATAAGTTTTATTCTAGAGCAGTTGTCTTGATTAAAATTTTCGAGGAGTGAAAATGTCATTTTAGCAGGAATACTTCTTATCTTCAAATGTACAAGCTGCCCAAACCCCATCTCTTCCAAAGCAGCTATTTGTTTTGAGTTCAATTTCTCAATGGCATCAACAATAACTTTCACCCCTATCTTTACAACTAGTTTAGGTCTTCTTATTTTAAACTGTTCAACAGAAACCATTGTTCTCTTTCCTTTAGCATGTCTTTGTCTCTTTCTAACAGGATGTTCTTCTTCGTCATTTGTTTGTGACCTCCCACGCTTTGAGGCTGGAAGacataatacaaaaaaattggTCAAATTCATGAATACACTCTTAACATAGTTCAAAATTATACATGAATGACTCTGCCATATACATAATATATTTCACTAagatactaaataattaaataactcactctgtggtttttgtttttgtagccTATCATGTTTATTCTTAGACCTCATTTCAGGAGAAGTTGTAGTAACTTGTTTTCGAGGTCCACCTTCCCGATTCTTTGACCTTATTTCAATAGAAGCTGCAGTAAGTTGTTGAGGTCTATCCTCCCGATTCTTAGACCTTTTTCCGGATGCAGCAGCTTCAtggatatgagaaaaaaaatcactataacaaaatatcaaagaaacatcactctaaccttAGAACCACATCACTGTAacaatgtttttacttcactgatgttaataaaatacatcactatagcaaaaactcaaagaaacatcactctaaccctggaacacatcactataaccatgttttcaCTTCAatgatgttaataaaatacatcactatatcaaaagatcaaagaaacatcactctaaccctggaacacatcactataaccatgctttcacttcactgatgttaataaaacacatcactatatcaaaatatcaaagaaacatcactctaaccctggaacacatcactataaccatgatttcacttcactgatgttaataaaatacatcactatatcaaaatatcacagaaacatcactctaaccctgtaacacatcactataaccttgctttcacttcactgatgttaataaaacacatcactatatcaaaatatcaaagaaacatcactctaaccctggaacacattaCTATAAACATGTTttcacttcactgatgttaataaaacacatcactatagcaaaaaatcaaagaaacatcactctaaccctggaac
This sequence is a window from Salvia splendens isolate huo1 unplaced genomic scaffold, SspV2 ctg403, whole genome shotgun sequence. Protein-coding genes within it:
- the LOC121790073 gene encoding uncharacterized protein LOC121790073, which translates into the protein MTTNQRDFSKSAASGKRSKNREDRPQQLTAASIEIRSKNREGGPRKQVTTTSPEMRSKNKHDRLQKQKPQTSKRGRSQTNDEEEHPVRKRQRHAKGKRTMVSVEQFKIRRPKLVVKIGVKVIVDAIEKLNSKQIAALEEMGFGQLVHLKIRSIPAKMTFSLLENFNQDNCSRIKLIDDQPLHITEEDVHAT